In Aspergillus oryzae RIB40 DNA, chromosome 6, one genomic interval encodes:
- a CDS encoding uncharacterized protein (predicted protein), with protein sequence MAKTVVATGTSSGLGFEAIKQLLQQSEPYNFILGVRDTVKTQGNYDRIDFDRSKHTITIFPLDLLSLPSVQSFAQKALSQLGDQKLDYLFLCAGMLDSADGPGPNGSPWCSGYVVNHLAQHYLLHLLRDTLSRSQSRVVVVSSGAIRNVRGQDPATLDVDLKANSKAGVRPVYSASKFVQLLGAFYWRRELPSCTVIAVSPGLIPSTNLATDLGLSMDMPDAKTIPEGAQNLLRAFTVTDLPSDPEQLFLTSWGEWWPKDVYSLALDQKLQRKWCLTKEEIEKAEGLA encoded by the exons ATGGCCAAAACAGTCGTCGCAACCGGCACCTCATCGGGCTTG GGCTTTGAAGCAATCAAACAGCTGCTCCAGCAGTCTGAGCCGTACAATTTCATCTTAGGAGTACGGGACACAGTCAAGACTCAGGGCAACTATGATCGCATCGACTTTGACAGGAGCAAGCACACGATTACTATTTTCCCGCTGGACCTCTTGTCCCTGCCGAGTGTGCAGTCATTTGCACAAAAGGCCCTCTCTCAGCTGGGTGACCAGAAGCTCGATTATCTGTTCCTTTGCGCTGGCATGCTAGACAGCGCCGATGGCCCTGGACCCAATGGATCGCCATGGTGTTCGGGGTATGTCGTTAATCATCTGG CCCAGCATTATTTGCTCCACTTGCTGCGGGACACCCTTTCTCGGTCACAATCGCGAGTTGTCGTTGTTTCCTCGGGCGCCATCCGCAATGTAAGAGGCCAGGATCCAG CAACCCTCGACGTAGACCTCAAGGCAAATTCCAAGGCCGGGGTCAGGCCTGTGTACAGTGCCTCAAAGTTCGTACAACTACTCGGCGCATTTTACTGGCGCCGTGAACTTCCCTCATGCACGGTCATTGCCGTCTCGCCAGGCCTGATCCCTAGCACGAATTTGGCCACTGATCTAGGCTTGTCCATGGATATGCCGGATGCGAAAACCATTCCCGAGG GGGCGCAAAACCTTCTTCGGGCATTTACTGTGACCGATCTACCATCTGATCCAGAGCAACTCTTTTTGACGAGCTGGGGGGAATGGTGGCCGAAGGATGTGTATTCATTGGCTCTGGACCAGAAGTTGCAGAGGAAATGGTGTTTGACTAAagaagagattgaaaaggCTGAGGGTCTGGCCTGA